CGGGGTTGACTGCTGCACGAAACCTTACCGGAAACCGGTATGTCCGGTTCGAAATATACCCGGTTACCTCCGGACTCTGCTGCTGCCCGGACCGCTTCGGGAGTATCCACATATACAGCAAGACAGAGCGGGACCATTGGTTTGACAGGGGAAATGGAAGTGTGTGTCGCAGGATAGTTGGCCTCCAGTGCCTGCCAGCGGGACGTTGCCTGTTCAACCAGTTCTGCCGGTGGGCGGGATGCAGCTACAAGGGCAGATTCAGCGAGTGCAAGGAACTCTCTTCGTGCCCGGTTCAGGTCCGCAAGCGGGGCGAAGAGATCACCCCGGTACTGCACATTCACCGCTTCAATGACAAACGGGGTGCCTCCGCTCTTTCTCATCTGCTGTTCCATCTGTTCAGCAGTGAGCGGCCGGGATTCTGCCGGTACGAGCGTGATACCCGGTGTATGGGTAATGGCGATTTCCCGCCCGCTGCCCGTGTGGATACAGCCATCGAGTATCAACCGGCCGTTGTCCTCCACACGAACGGTCAGATCGAGCGGCACCGGGTGGCGCAGTGCTGTCGCAGGGCGGCTGATGATCTGCCGGGCATGGGCTGCCTGGTCAATGGATGACGTGATGTATACCCGGGTGCCCGGACTCACTGGCTGCGGGACGGCAAGTTGGATCTCTCCTCCAGTCCGGGTCGGGACGGTATTAAGAGCGAACCCGAACTGCTCATCCGGCCGTTCATAATCCTTGAAAAAAAGCCCGTCTCCGGGCTTTGGGATCATCCCGCTCTCGAGCTTGATCGATGCACTTCTCACTTTTGCATCATACCGGCTTACCTTCCCGATATACAATCCCCGGTTGTCGGGAGCATCCCGGCCCATGAGTGCCCGGTGCCGGTCCCCAAAGAGATAGCCGGACGTAAAACCCCGGTTGAACGCGAGGAGGAGATTATCCATCTCGTCCGGGAGAGGTGTCTTGTCCCATGCTGCAATGGCATCGAGAGCCCGCCGGTATGCAGCTACGACCGTTGCCACATACTCAGGAGATTTCATCCTTCCTTCAATCTTGAGCGAAGCAACCGGGGAAGCAACCAGTGCCGGCAGGTGCCGGTACGTGCAGAGATCCTTTGGCGAGAGGAGATACTGCCCTTTGCCGGGAATTACCTGCACCGGTCCCGGTCTTCCATACGCATCGGTAGTGGCAGTGACCGGCGTGTAGGGTTTCCGGCACGGTTGGGCACACATCCCCCGGTTCCCGCTCCGGCCCCCGATGACAGATGAAAGAAGGCATTGCCCGGAATACCCGTAGCAGAGTGCCCCGTGGGCAAACACTTCGAGCCCGACACCGGAATCCTTTGTATCGGTGGCAATCTGCTCCACTTCTGCCAGCGCAAGCTCCCGTGCAAGCACAACCCGGGAAAATCCCTGTTCTGCTGCCCATCTCACGCCTTCTGCATTGTGGATGGTCATCTGGGTGGATGCATGGATAACGAGTCCGGGGATGATCTCCCGTGCCAGTGCCGCGATCCCGATGTCCTGGATAAGGACTGCATCCACACCCAATGAATACAACCAGATGAGATAGTCAACCGTCCCGGCAATCTCCCGGTCATGGATGAGGGTATTGACCGTCACATAGACCCGCACATCGCGGGCATGGGCAAAGTTCACTGCCTCTTCGATCTCCGCATCGGAAAAATTGGCAGCAAATTTCCGGGCGCCAAACCGCTTCCCGCTCAGGTAGACCGCATCAGCTCCCGCGGCAATGGCGGCACGGAATGCTTCGGGAGAG
The sequence above is drawn from the Methanomicrobiales archaeon HGW-Methanomicrobiales-1 genome and encodes:
- a CDS encoding peptidase U32, which codes for MTAPAKTPAKKTLPELLAPAGSPEAFRAAIAAGADAVYLSGKRFGARKFAANFSDAEIEEAVNFAHARDVRVYVTVNTLIHDREIAGTVDYLIWLYSLGVDAVLIQDIGIAALAREIIPGLVIHASTQMTIHNAEGVRWAAEQGFSRVVLARELALAEVEQIATDTKDSGVGLEVFAHGALCYGYSGQCLLSSVIGGRSGNRGMCAQPCRKPYTPVTATTDAYGRPGPVQVIPGKGQYLLSPKDLCTYRHLPALVASPVASLKIEGRMKSPEYVATVVAAYRRALDAIAAWDKTPLPDEMDNLLLAFNRGFTSGYLFGDRHRALMGRDAPDNRGLYIGKVSRYDAKVRSASIKLESGMIPKPGDGLFFKDYERPDEQFGFALNTVPTRTGGEIQLAVPQPVSPGTRVYITSSIDQAAHARQIISRPATALRHPVPLDLTVRVEDNGRLILDGCIHTGSGREIAITHTPGITLVPAESRPLTAEQMEQQMRKSGGTPFVIEAVNVQYRGDLFAPLADLNRARREFLALAESALVAASRPPAELVEQATSRWQALEANYPATHTSISPVKPMVPLCLAVYVDTPEAVRAAAESGGNRVYFEPDIPVSGKVSCSSQPRKADTEEQIVAAVEQCRAHDIPLVWKFPRITRTAFSDRVLPQVPQIAERGIAGIMVENPGMIDALHRIAPKGKISGATGLNVFNHATAEKLSSRCHLLTLSPELSRDEIRLLISAARSQGPDTRFALIVQGVSEAIITDDCLLEPFLHCRGAAEKLQEVPGIFYGIRDSTGHVFPVRMDSECRTHIGNAAELCLLDHLPEIQDMGISEVVIDARGRPAAYVLEMTRIYREALDIIAAQKPVTGKPLQALKDRIKRISCDEITAGHFIRGLKES